One Takifugu rubripes chromosome 2, fTakRub1.2, whole genome shotgun sequence genomic region harbors:
- the insm1b gene encoding insulinoma-associated protein 1b → MPKGFLVKRNKKSAHVSYRTRSDEDDLQEPPTPAALPCQTDPSPPMSVASSPDRAAASPGFAAAEAPVPRLGKPEQFGNPEAVCQALYSPTRPISKEHDREYLERSFNLGSPISAESFPTPASLSGLDHLVYAPVDLKIGTSNSSRSGTSTSTSSLPAPSNQVGTKRAAADGTERKSKPASKKPKAIRKLNFEDEVTTSPVLGLKIKEGPVEVKPRAHTSGGNKPLGEFVCQLCKEAYADPFSLAQHKCSRIVRVEYRCPECDKMFSCPANLASHRRWHKPRTTGAPALPPAQGVKPEMAKIPTLGVKSVSDEAKDTSDRDTPSPGLSESGSEDGSYDCQFCGKRFKRQAYLRKHIMGHQALQKKVLEEHGIQTGNRVPEQASVSSSLSSSFSSSSSSSSSEEASNQSPLNLSPVDCLLCPVCGESFTSRASQERHLRLMHSSQIYPCKYCPATLYSSPGLTRHINKCHPSENRQVILLQMPVRPAC, encoded by the coding sequence ATGCCCAAAGGATTCCTGgtaaaaagaaacaagaaatCTGCACATGTTTCCTACAGGACGCGGTCAGACGAAGATGACCTCCAGGAGCCACCCACCCCCGCTGCCTTGCCGTGCCAGACGGACCCCTCCCCGCCGATGTCCGTGGCGTCCAGTCCGGACCGCGCTGCGGCTTCGCCCGGTTTCGCCGCGGCCGAGGCGCCCGTGCCAAGACTGGGGAAGCCCGAACAGTTCGGCAACCCGGAGGCGGTGTGCCAAGCTCTGTACAGCCCCACCCGGCCCATCAGCAAGGAGCACGACAGGGAATATTTAGAGCGAAGTTTCAATCTGGGCTCACCTATTTCTGCCGAGTCATTCCCGACTCCCGCCTCCCTCTCCGGCCTGGATCACCTCGTGTACGCCCCCGTGGACTTGAAGATCGGCACTAGCAACAGCAGCCGCAGcggcacctccacctccaccagcagcctccCGGCACCAAGCAACCAGGTCGGTACCAAAAGAGCCGCGGCTGACGGCACAGAGCGCAAATCAAAGCCCGCCTCCAAGAAACCCAAAGCCATCCGAAAACTCAACTTTGAAGACGAGGTGACGACTTCTCCCGTGCTCGGTCTCAAAATCAAAGAGGGGCCGGTGGAGGTGAAGCCGAGGGCGCACACCTCCGGGGGGAACAAGCCTTTAGGGGAGTTCGTGTGTCAGCTGTGCAAGGAGGCGTACGCGGACCCCTTCTCTTTAGCTCAGCACAAGTGCTCGCGCATCGTCAGGGTCGAGTACCGGTGTCCCGAGTGCGATAAGATGTTCAGCTGTCCGGCCAACCTCGCCTCTCACCGCCGCTGGCACAAGCCCAGGACCACCGGCGCGCCGGCGCTGCCGCCCGCGCAGGGCGTCAAACCCGAAATGGCCAAAATACCAACGCTCGGCGTCAAATCAGTCTCCGATGAAGCCAAAGACACGAGTGACAGAGACACCCCGAGTCCGGGCCTGTCCGAGTCGGGGTCCGAAGACGGCTCATACGACTGCCAGTTCTGCGGGAAGAGGTTCAAGCGGCAGGCATACCTAAGAAAACACATCATGGGGCACCAGGCTCTGCAAAAGAAAGTCCTGGAGGAGCACGGGATTCAAACAGGCAACCGCGTGCCAGAGCAGGCTTCGGTCTCATCCTCtttatcctcctccttctcctcatcctcctcctcctcctcctcagaggaagCCTCAAACCAAAGCCCCCTCAATCTGAGTCCGGTGGATTGCCTGCTGTGCCCGGTGTGCGGGGAGAGCTTCACCAGCAGGGCCAGCCAGGAGAGACACCTGCGCCTCATGCACTCCTCGCAGATTTACCCGTGCAAATACTGCCCCGCCACCCTCTACAGCTCGCCGGGCCTCACCAGGCACATAAACAAGTGCCACCCGTCGGAGAACAGGCAGGTCATCCTGCTGCAGATGCCGGTGCGACCCGCCTGCTAA